The following proteins are co-located in the Salinigranum halophilum genome:
- a CDS encoding DNA-directed RNA polymerase subunit K, translating to MTRQRYNRYEKARILGARALQVSYGAPVLIESEQSEPILIAAEEYDAGVLPFTVRREGN from the coding sequence ATGACACGACAGCGTTACAACCGCTACGAGAAGGCCCGCATCCTGGGCGCACGAGCGCTGCAGGTGTCGTACGGCGCACCGGTGCTCATCGAAAGCGAGCAGTCCGAGCCCATCCTCATCGCCGCTGAGGAGTACGACGCGGGTGTGCTGCCCTTCACGGTCAGACGGGAGGGGAACTAA
- a CDS encoding DNA-directed RNA polymerase subunit N — protein sequence MMIPVRCFTCGNVVGEHWDDFKTRTQAGEDPAEVLDDLGVTRHCCRRMIVSHKDLVDVVAPYQ from the coding sequence ATGATGATTCCCGTCCGGTGTTTCACGTGCGGCAACGTCGTGGGTGAACACTGGGACGACTTCAAGACGCGAACGCAGGCCGGGGAAGACCCCGCCGAGGTCCTCGACGACCTCGGGGTCACGCGCCACTGCTGCCGTCGCATGATCGTCTCGCACAAGGACCTCGTCGACGTGGTGGCACCCTACCAATGA
- a CDS encoding 30S ribosomal protein S9, translating to MVTNTSGKKKTAVARATVRDGEGRVRINSQPVELVEPEMARLKMLEPFRIAGEDLRSQVDLDIDVSGGGVSGQADAVRTAIARGIVQHLNDAELRDAFMEFDRSLLVNDVRQSEPKKWGGPGARARYQKSYR from the coding sequence ATGGTAACCAACACGTCTGGCAAGAAGAAGACGGCCGTCGCCCGTGCCACCGTGCGCGATGGCGAAGGTCGCGTGCGCATCAACTCCCAACCGGTCGAACTGGTCGAGCCGGAGATGGCCCGCCTGAAGATGCTGGAGCCGTTCCGCATCGCCGGCGAGGACCTCCGCTCGCAGGTCGACCTCGACATCGACGTCTCCGGTGGGGGCGTGAGCGGGCAGGCCGACGCCGTCCGCACCGCCATCGCGCGCGGTATCGTCCAGCACCTCAACGACGCCGAACTCCGCGACGCGTTCATGGAGTTCGACCGTTCGCTGCTGGTGAACGACGTCCGTCAGTCCGAGCCCAAGAAGTGGGGCGGACCGGGCGCACGTGCACGCTACCAGAAGTCCTACCGCTAG
- a CDS encoding 50S ribosomal protein L13 — protein MSMAEFDADVVVDARDCILGRVASEVAQKALAGESVAIVNAEHAVITGSEEDVMSVYRKRVDVGSDRGPYYPKRPDRLFKRAVRGMLPYKKPKGRDALERVRVYVGNPYDEDGEVLEGTSLDRLSNIKFISLGEVSEKLGANVTW, from the coding sequence ATGAGCATGGCAGAGTTCGACGCGGACGTCGTCGTCGACGCCCGCGACTGTATCCTCGGTCGTGTCGCCAGCGAGGTCGCACAGAAGGCACTCGCCGGCGAGTCGGTCGCCATCGTCAACGCCGAGCACGCGGTCATCACGGGTTCCGAAGAGGACGTGATGAGCGTCTACCGCAAGCGCGTCGACGTCGGCTCCGACCGCGGACCGTACTACCCGAAGCGTCCCGACCGTCTCTTCAAGCGTGCCGTCCGCGGCATGCTCCCGTACAAGAAGCCGAAGGGCCGCGACGCGCTCGAACGCGTCCGCGTCTACGTCGGTAACCCGTACGACGAGGACGGCGAAGTCCTCGAAGGGACGTCGCTGGACCGCCTGTCGAACATCAAGTTCATCTCGCTCGGCGAAGTGAGCGAGAAGCTGGGGGCTAACGTCACATGGTAA
- a CDS encoding 50S ribosomal protein L18e, which translates to MSKTNPRLASLIAELKAASRDSGANVWADVADRLEKPRRTHAEVNLGRIERYAREDETVVVPGKVLGSGVLQKNVTVAAVDFSSTARTKIEQVGDAVTLEQLAEQNPDGSNVRVIR; encoded by the coding sequence ATGAGTAAGACGAACCCGAGACTCGCAAGTCTCATCGCCGAGCTGAAGGCGGCCTCGCGCGACTCCGGCGCCAACGTCTGGGCCGACGTCGCAGACCGCTTAGAGAAGCCACGGCGCACCCACGCAGAGGTCAACCTCGGACGCATCGAACGGTACGCCCGCGAGGACGAGACCGTCGTCGTCCCCGGCAAGGTGCTGGGCAGTGGTGTGCTGCAGAAGAACGTCACCGTCGCCGCCGTCGACTTCTCGTCGACCGCTCGCACGAAGATCGAGCAGGTCGGCGACGCCGTGACGCTGGAACAGTTAGCCGAACAGAACCCCGACGGCTCCAACGTACGGGTGATTCGATGA
- a CDS encoding DNA-directed RNA polymerase subunit D gives MTEQFEVEFIERTERKARFVARGLTPAFANGIRRAMIADVPTFSIDDVRFVENSSVMFDEMIGLRLGLVPLTTPLDDFEVGDVVTLALDVEGPATAYSGDIESSDALVQPADANVPIIELKEGQRLELEADAVLETGKRHAKQQGGVAVGYRHLQQIEVVGDDPDAEFDEQEPNILRGVIEADGELVPTEEFDNDLTNRYPGKEVAVHDVPGAFVFHVETDGSFTVDELVTRAVDSIEARAAELEEKVAI, from the coding sequence ATGACAGAACAGTTCGAAGTCGAGTTCATCGAACGCACCGAGCGAAAGGCGCGCTTCGTCGCGCGCGGGCTGACGCCGGCGTTCGCCAACGGCATCCGCCGGGCGATGATCGCCGACGTCCCGACGTTCTCCATCGACGACGTGCGGTTCGTGGAGAACTCCTCGGTGATGTTCGACGAGATGATCGGGCTCCGGCTCGGGCTCGTCCCGCTGACGACGCCCCTCGACGACTTCGAGGTCGGCGACGTCGTCACGCTGGCGCTCGACGTCGAGGGGCCGGCGACGGCGTACTCCGGCGACATCGAGTCGTCTGACGCGCTCGTCCAGCCGGCCGACGCGAACGTCCCCATCATCGAACTCAAGGAGGGACAGCGGCTCGAACTCGAGGCCGACGCCGTCTTGGAGACGGGCAAGCGTCACGCCAAACAGCAGGGCGGCGTGGCCGTCGGCTACCGACACCTCCAGCAGATCGAAGTGGTCGGTGACGATCCCGACGCCGAGTTCGACGAGCAGGAGCCGAACATCCTGCGCGGCGTCATCGAAGCGGACGGTGAACTCGTCCCCACGGAGGAGTTCGACAACGACCTCACGAACCGTTACCCCGGCAAGGAGGTCGCGGTCCACGACGTCCCCGGCGCGTTCGTCTTCCACGTGGAGACGGACGGGTCGTTCACCGTCGACGAACTGGTGACCCGCGCCGTCGACTCCATCGAAGCGCGTGCGGCCGAACTCGAAGAGAAAGTCGCGATTTAA
- a CDS encoding 30S ribosomal protein S11: MSEGEKDRWGIAHIHASFNNTLMTVTDQTGAETVAKSSGGSVVKQNRDEASPYAAMQMADAIAEEVKAAGITKLHVRIRGPGGNMTKSPGPGAQAAIRALARAGIEIGRIEDVTPLPHDGTRAPKNRRF, from the coding sequence ATGAGTGAAGGAGAGAAAGACCGGTGGGGTATCGCCCACATCCACGCGTCGTTCAACAACACGTTGATGACCGTCACCGACCAGACCGGCGCCGAGACCGTCGCGAAATCCTCGGGCGGGTCGGTTGTGAAGCAGAACCGCGACGAGGCGTCACCGTACGCCGCGATGCAGATGGCCGACGCCATCGCCGAGGAAGTGAAGGCGGCGGGCATCACGAAACTGCACGTCCGCATCCGCGGCCCCGGCGGGAACATGACGAAGTCACCCGGACCCGGTGCGCAGGCGGCCATCCGCGCGCTCGCCCGTGCCGGTATCGAAATCGGTCGTATCGAGGACGTCACGCCGCTGCCGCACGACGGCACCCGAGCGCCCAAGAACCGACGATTCTAA